In the genome of Serratia symbiotica (Periphyllus acericola), the window CGTTGCTTCTGACCATCAGACGGCTGAAATCATATTTCAGAATCGGCATGTCCAGCCGTTCTGGCGGCACTAGAAAGCCGTGCTTAATCATATAGCTTAGTGACATTTCATAGATGCAATCGCGGAACAGGCTGTAGCCATCGCTGCGGGTAAAGCCGTGATAATGATACTGATAGATCCACCCCTTACCCAGCCGATAAGGGGTGGCAGTCAATCCCAATAGCCGCAACTGCGGGTTATATTTTTGCAAATGCTGAATGATCTGCTGGTATTGGCTGTCGTCGTCTTCGCTGATACGGTGGCATTCGTCAATAATCAGCATGGAAAAGGTGCCGTCAAACAGCATCAGGTTGCGTGCCACCGACTGCACGCTGCCGAACACCACTTTGCTTGCGCTGTCTTTTTGTCGTAGCCCGGCGGCGAAGATATCCGCTTTTAGCCCGTAGGCGCAGTATTTGGCATGGTTTTGTGCCACCAACTCCTTGACGTGAGCCAGCACCAGTACCCTGTCCACGCGCGCGTTTTGCCAGTTCGGCGATCACCAAGCTTTTGCCTGCACCAGTCGGAAATACAATCAGCCCTGGCTCAGCGTGTTGTCGGAAATGTTTGATGGTGGCGTCGACCGCTTCCAATTGGTACGGGCGTAGGGTAAATGCCATAAGTTAACGCCATGGGTTAAGGGGGGCTGAAAACATGTTTGCAACATTTGATCCCACTTAGACAGTGACATTTTACTCCATTGGTGACCAAAAAACTTCTATCATTATTCCCTCTGACATGCGCACGAGGCGAGAAGCATAGAAATTACCCCTGTCAGAGGGCGGTTTCCGCCGTTATACTCGTTTTGCAGCTATCGCTGTTTCCCCACGCGATTTCCCCTTCTAACCTGCTATTTTGCCAATGTGGTGGTAGGGTGTCGTATTTTGGCAAATTACAACGACAGGCAAAATAGATTCAATGCGACTGGACAAGTTTTTATCTCAGCAGTTAGGTATTAGTCGTGCGTTGGTAGCGCGCGAACTTTGGGCTAGACGTATCACCGTAGACGGCGAAGTAGTGAAGAGCGGGGCGGTCAAGTTGGCGATTGAGCAGGAAGTAAAGTTCGACGGCAATCTGCTGGCGCAGCAGAATGGCCCGCGTTATTTTATGCTCAATGAGCCGCAGGGCTACGTCTGTTCCACCGATGATCCCGATCATCCCACGGTGTTGTACTTTCTCGATGAACCGGTCGCCTACAGGTTGGATATTGACTCTACCGGCTCAGTGCTGATGACCGACGATGGTCAGTGGTCACATCGCGTCACCTCGCTGAAACACCACTGCGAGAAAACCTACTTGGTGACTCTGTAGCATTCGCTGGCGGTAAATACTGCGCAGCGCTTCACCGCTGGTGTGCAACTGCATAACGAAAAGAGCCTGAATCGGCCCGCGCAATTGGAGAAGATCAACGATCGTCAGGTGAGGTTGACCATCAGCGAAGGGCGCTACCATAAAGTGAAGCGCATGTTCGCAGCAATCGGCAATCTGGTGATCGCACTGCACAGCGAGCGCATTGGCACTATTGTGATGGATAATGATCTGGCATCGGGCGCATACCGCCCGCTCACCGCAGAGGAAATCGCCAGCGTAGGTGAACACCTACGGGATTACGGATAACTAAGGAGTCGTTAAACGTGCAACATAACCGGACGTCTCACCTCGGTTTGATTTTTATTCTGGGTCTGCTTTCCATGCTAATGCCGTTGGCTATCGACATGTATCTGCCCAGCATGCCAGTGATCGCCGCCCAGTTTGGCGTTGAATCAGGCCGCGTGCAGATGACGCTCAGCGCCTATATGCTCGGCTTCGCCTTTGGGCAATTATTCTATGGGCCGATATCGGACAGCATTGGCCGCAAGCCGATGATCCTATGGGGAACGCTGATCTTCGCCATTGCAGGCTGCGCCTGTGCTATGGCGCAGTCGATCGATCTGTTGATTGGGCTGCGTTTACTGCATGGCCTGGCTGCCGCCTCTGCCAGTGTGGTGATCAACGCCCTGATGCGCGATATGTTCACCAAAGACGAGTTCTCACGCATGATGTCGTTCGTGATTTTGGTGATGACTATTGCGCCGCTGCTGGCACCGATGATCGGCGGCGCGCTGCTACTATGGTTCAACTGGCACGCTATTTTCTGGGCTATGGGTGCCACCGCGCTGATCGGCTCGTTGCTGGTGGCGCTATTTATCAAGGAAACGTTGCCGAAAGAACGGCGGCAGAAATTCCACCTGCGAACCACGCTGGGCAACTTCGCCTCACTGTTGCACCATAAGCGGGTGCTGAGCTATATGCTGGCTAGTGCTTTCTCGTTCGCTGGCATGTTCTCGTTCCTCAGCGCCGGGCCTTTTGTTTATATTGAACTAAATCACGTTTCGCCGCAACACTTTGGCTACTACTACGCGCTGAACATCGTCTTCCTGTTCCTTACTACCCTGCTCAATAGCTACAATGTGCGGCGGGTAGGGGCTATCAGTATGTTTCGTTTGGGGTTGTTGATACAGTTGGCGATGGGGCTGTGGCTATTGGCGATAAGTGCCGTTGGCTTGGGCTTTTGGGCGCTGGTGATTGGTGTGGCGGTTTACCTGGGTTGTATTGCGATGATTACTTCCAACGCTATGGCGGTGATCCTGGATGGTTTCCCGCATATGGCTGGTACTGCTTCCTCACTGGCTGGCACGTTACGTTCTAGCATAGGTGCGTTGGTGGGTGCGGTACTGGCAATGGTGCCGGGTCACAGTGCCTGGTCGATGGTTTCCTCTATGGTACTGTGCAGCATTGTGGCGATGCTGTTATACCTGTACGCCAGCAAGCCGCGCAACTGCGATGCTTCATCCCCCTTTTGAACCCAAGGGCGCTAGGCCTTGGCTTCTCAAAATAGTGCACCTGCCAGTCTGACGCTCCACGGGTAATAAATATCTTGTTAACTATTTATTAATAATTATGATGTTTCGCGGCATGATTATCATTGCTTGTAACTTTTTATAGATAAAAAATAAGTTATAATATAAATAAATCATAATATTCTCACGCGATTTATATGATTAAAATGTTTTTAAATGTAAAAATATGCAAACAAAAAGGTTGGTTTATTCCAATAAAAAAGTTGAGATTGTTACGTGAAAGGGTTACCTATAACGCGGAAATACTGGCTTAGTGGCAAAATGTTGTGAGACGTCCCCCACGAACAGTAGATACACATCAGCACGACAAGGAATAAGAACCTATCCCACTAGGCTATTTTATTTGCCATTTTGGCCTTGGCCAGTGCTCACCATTCTCACGGACTCCAGGTACGCATCGGTTGTTGTGTGCTGTCTGTGTTCAAACTGGCTGCAATACTATACGCTTACTGGGGTAGGCTCTATATGGTGAAATTTTCACATTAAAATAACATTTAGTGCCACAAATTCGGTTGGCAGTGGCTCTTACTGAGTAACCTGACCCTGTCAGGTAAAATGTGTTTCATCTTCTCAAACAAGGGATTTCGTGTGGTGAGTATTCAACTTTCGGTAGTACATCGCTTGCCGCAAAGTTATCGTTGGCTACCAGGTTTTATCGGCACTAAGGTTGAACCAATTCCTCTTAGCGGAATAGATGAAGATAACTGCCTGATCGGTTTGAAACTGCTCAGCTATGAAGGGACTGATGCTTGGCGTGTCATGCAGCAGCTCAATGTTTCTCTACAGGAGATTCAAATCGACCGTGCTATCGTTGAGTGTGAAGGCGAGCCTTGCCTGTTTGTGCAACGCAGCGACGAAAGCGCTGCCATGTGTCGTCTGAAAAACGTAGGTGCAGCGATCTCTGAGAAGCTCAGAGCACACTTTCCTTTTTGACCCAGTGCTAATCTGCCGAGTATAGGTATACTCAGGCGGCTATTTTGTCGTAGGCAATAATGCCCTAGCGCCTCACCGCCACGTTATACGCCGGATATTTCACCTATTCGTTGCGGCAGAATCCGCAGCTTCGGTTTTTTATTTTCTGTGCGGCCACAGGGAGCAAAGAAGTGTAAAGTTCAGGTCTGCTGTGCCTGATAATCAAACACTTGATTGGCATTGCAGTAGGCGATGAAGTCATCGATGCTGAGCGGCTTGCTGAAGTAGTACCCTTGCATAAAGTTAACATCCTACTCCTGTAGGAAGCGCATCTGCACGGCGGTTTCCACCCCCTCTGCCACGGTGAGGATTTTCAGCTTTTTGGCCAGTGAAATCACAGCGTACAGCACCGGTGCGCTTACCGTATCTTGGCCGATCGAGTTGACGAAGCCCCGGTCT includes:
- a CDS encoding Bcr/CflA family multidrug efflux MFS transporter, which encodes MQHNRTSHLGLIFILGLLSMLMPLAIDMYLPSMPVIAAQFGVESGRVQMTLSAYMLGFAFGQLFYGPISDSIGRKPMILWGTLIFAIAGCACAMAQSIDLLIGLRLLHGLAAASASVVINALMRDMFTKDEFSRMMSFVILVMTIAPLLAPMIGGALLLWFNWHAIFWAMGATALIGSLLVALFIKETLPKERRQKFHLRTTLGNFASLLHHKRVLSYMLASAFSFAGMFSFLSAGPFVYIELNHVSPQHFGYYYALNIVFLFLTTLLNSYNVRRVGAISMFRLGLLIQLAMGLWLLAISAVGLGFWALVIGVAVYLGCIAMITSNAMAVILDGFPHMAGTASSLAGTLRSSIGALVGAVLAMVPGHSAWSMVSSMVLCSIVAMLLYLYASKPRNCDASSPF
- a CDS encoding EAL domain-containing protein, with product MEIAIDDFGTGHHSVLIYLKRFNMDYLKIDRGFVNSIGQDTVSAPVLYAVISLAKKLKILTVAEGVETAVQMRFLQE
- a CDS encoding YejG family protein, with product MVSIQLSVVHRLPQSYRWLPGFIGTKVEPIPLSGIDEDNCLIGLKLLSYEGTDAWRVMQQLNVSLQEIQIDRAIVECEGEPCLFVQRSDESAAMCRLKNVGAAISEKLRAHFPF